In a single window of the Gossypium hirsutum isolate 1008001.06 chromosome A13, Gossypium_hirsutum_v2.1, whole genome shotgun sequence genome:
- the LOC107918575 gene encoding 40S ribosomal protein S25-4, which yields MAPKKDKAPPPSSKPAKSGGGKQKKKKWSKGKQKEKVNNMVLFDQATYDKLLSEAPKYKLITPSILSDRMRINGSLARKAIRELMARGSIRLVSAHSSQQIYTRATNT from the exons ATG GCACCAAAGAAAGACAAAGCCCCTCCTCCTTCATCCAAGCCTGCAAAGTCTGGAGGTGGCAAGCAGAAGAAGAag AAGTGGAGCAAGGGAAAGCAAAAGGAGAAGGTGAATAACATGGTGCTGTTTGATCAGGCTACGTATGACAAGCTTCTCTCTGAAGCTCCTAAATACAAGCTCATCACTCCCTCTATCCTATCTGATCGTATGAGG ATAAATGGATCACTTGCAAGGAAGGCTATTAGGGAACTGATGGCAAGAGGATCGATTAGGTTGGTGTCTGCCCATTCAAGCCAGCAGATTTACACTAGGGCTACAAATACCTAG